In Monodelphis domestica isolate mMonDom1 chromosome 4, mMonDom1.pri, whole genome shotgun sequence, one DNA window encodes the following:
- the CKM gene encoding creatine kinase M-type → MPFGNTHNKYKLNFKPEEEYPDLSKHNNHMAKVLTPDLYKKLRDKETPSGFTLDDVIQTGVDNPGHPFIMTVGCVAGDEESYDVFKDLFDPIIQDRHGGYKPTDKHKTDLNHENLKGGDDLDPNYVLSSRVRTGRSIKGYTLPPHCSRGERRAVEALSVNALNSLTGEFKGKYYPLKSMTEQEQQQLIDDHFLFDKPVSPLLLASGMARDWPDARGIWHNDNKSFLVWVNEEDHLRVISMEKGGNMKEVFRRFCVGLQKIEEIFKKAGHPFMWNEHLGYVLTCPSNLGTGLRGGVHVKLANLSKHPKFEEILTRLRLQKRGTGGVDTAAVGSVFDVSNADRLGSSEVEQVQLVVDGVKLMVEMEKKLEKGQSIDDMIPAQK, encoded by the exons ATGCCTTTTGGAAACACCCACAACAAGTACAAGCTGAACTTCAAGCCGGAGGAGGAGTACCCGGACCTGAGCAAGCACAACAACCACATGGCCAAGGTGTTGACTCCTGACCTGTACAAGAAGCTCCGGGACAAGGAGACGCCCTCCGGCTTCACTCTGGACGATGTTATCCAGACCGGCGTGGACAACCCAG GCCACCCCTTCATCATGACCGTGGGCTGCGTGGCCGGCGATGAAGAGTCCTACGACGTCTTCAAGGATCTGTTTGACCCCATCATCCAGGATCGGCACGGGGGCTACAAGCCCACCGACAAGCACAAGACCGACCTCAACCACGAGAACCTCAAG GGTGGAGATGACCTGGACCCCAACTACGTCCTGAGCAGCCGCGTCAGAACAGGCCGAAGCATCAAGGGTTACACCCTGCCCCCACACTGCTCCCGGGGCGAGCGTAGGGCTGTGGAAGCCCTGTCTGTCAATG CCCTCAACAGCCTGACCGGGGAGTTCAAGGGCAAATACTACCCCCTGAAGAGCATGACcgagcaggagcagcagcagctgaTCGATGACCATTTCCTCTTTGACAAGCCCGTCTCCCCCCTGCTGCTGGCCTCTGGCATGGCCCGGGACTGGCCTGACGCCCGTGGCATCTG gCACAATGACAACAAGAGCTTCTTGGTGTGGGTGAATGAGGAGGACCATCTGAGGGTCATCTCCATGGAGAAGGGGGGCAACATGAAGGAGGTCTTCCGTCGCTTCTGTGTGGGGCTGCAGAAG aTTGAAGAGATCTTCAAGAAGGCTGGCCACCCTTTCATGTGGAATGAACACCTTGGTTATGTCCTCACCTGCCCCTCCAACCTTGGTACTGGCCTGCGTGGTGGTGTGCACGTCAAGCTGGCAAACCTCAGCAAGCACCCCAAGTTTGAAGAGATCCTCACTCGCCTGCGTCTGCAGAAGCGGGGTACAG GTGGTGTAGACACAGCAGCTGTGGGCTCAGTGTTCGATGTGTCCAACGCAGACCGACTGGGCTCCTCAGAGGTGGAGCAGGTGCAACTGGTAGTGGATGGTGTGAAGCTCATGGTGGAGATGGAGAAGAAGCTGGAGAAGGGCCAGTCCATCGATGACATGATCCCTGCTCAGAAATAG